Within the Candidatus Eremiobacteraceae bacterium genome, the region CTTTGGACGTCGCGCGAGGGCGGCAAGCCGGTGAGCGTCTACGAGGCGAAAACCGAACGCGAAGAGGCGCGGTTCGTCGTCGACGCGATCAGGACCGGCACCAGCGAGCAAGGCCGTGCTTTGGCCGATCATGTCGTCCTCTACCGGACGAACGCGCAATCGCGAGCGTTTGAAGAAGCGATGCTCGTCGAGGGCATGCCGTATCGTGTCGTCGGAGGCGTCGGATTCTACGCGCGAGCGGAAGTGAAGGATGCGCTCGCCTACCTGCGCTTCATCGTCAACCGCGACGATGGCATTTCGCTGCGGCGCATCATCAACGCGCCGCGCCGCGGCATCGGGCAATCGACGCTCAACGCGATCGCCGACGAAGGCGGGCGTCGCGGATTGAGCTTTTCGCAGGCGATGCGCGATCCGGCTCTCGTCGCGCTCGTCGCGCCGAAGCGGGCGAAAGATATCGCCGCATTCTTCACGGTCATCGACCGCTTCGCCGAGATCGGCCGCGTCGAAGGGCCATCGCGGCTGCTCGTCACGGTTTTGGAAGACACCGGTTACGTCCGCGAGCTGCGCGCCGAGGACACGATCGAGGCGCAATCGCGGCTCGAGAATCTGCAAGAACTCGTCGGCGTCGCGCGCGAGTACGAGGAGCGCGAGGGCAACGACGTCCTCGGATTCCTCGCGAACATCTCGCTCGTGTCCGACCTCGACGCGATGCGCGAGGGCGAGTCGGCCGTCACGCTCATGACCCTCCACATGGCGAAGGGGCTCGAATTCCCGGTCGTCTTCCTCGCCGGCCTCGAAGAGGGTATCTTTCCGCACAACCGCGCCCTCATCGATCCGGCAGATATAGAGGAAGAACGGCGTCTCGCCTACGTCGGCATGACGCGCGCGATCGACGAGCTCGTGCTGTCGTATGCGAAGCGGCGCAACACGTTCGGCAGCGCTTACCTGCACCCGCCGTCGCGCTTTCTCACCGAGATCGCTGGTCTCGAATTCCTCAACGCGCCTTCGGTGCCGACCGTCGGCTTTTCGGGCACTTGGGACGACGTCCGCCTACCCGAGCCGACGCTTTCAGAAGATATCGTCGACCTGAGCGTTGGCGACCGAGTCGTTCATGGGAAGTTCGGCGTGGGGACCGTGCTCGAAGTCCGGGGGGCAGGCGGCGACGCGTTCGTCACCGTCAATTTCGAGACCGCCGGCCGCAAGAGCATCATGTTGAATTACGCGAAGCTGGAGAAGGTGTAGCCTCCAAACGTTGAAGATGCGACGCGCATGACGCCTTCCGCCATCCGCGTCGCCGTGTCCGGCGCTCGCGGCAAGATGGGGACGATCGCGATCGCCGCGTTGGACGCCGCGCCCGACACGTCATACGTCGGCGGACTCGTGCGATCCGATCCGAACGCGCAGCGGTCCGAGTTCGGCGATCTCGATGAACTGCTCACTTCGGCGCGGCCCGAAGTGCTCGTCGACTTCACGCACTTCCCGGATTCGAAGAAGATAGCGCTCGCGTGCATCGCGTCCGCCGTCAGGCCCGTCATCGGAACATCCGGCTACGTCAGCGACGACGTCGACGATCTACGTGCGGCGTGCGAGCGCGAGACGATCGGCTGCGTCTTCGTTCCCAACTTCGCGATCGGTGCAGTCCTTATGATGAAGTACGCCGCCGACGCTGCCCGTCAGTACGACGCGGTTGAGATCATCGAGATGCACGAGGCAGGCAAGAAAGATGCGCCTTCTGGGACCTCGACCGCGACCGCTCGCCGGCTGGCGGCGGCGCGCTCGGCGGTCCCGGGTGGTGCTTTTCGGCGACCAAAAACCGCGCTCATGAAGATCGAGGGCGCGCGCGGAGCGGAGTTCGATGGCATCGGCATACATAGCTTGCGCCTGCCCGGCGTCGTCACCCATCAAGAGGTGCTGTTCGGCGGCGACGGCGAGACGTTGCGCATCACCCACGACTCGACTTCGCGATCGTCGTTCATGCCGGGCATGCTCGTCGCCATTCGCGCGGCGCGCGAGCTCACGACGTTCGTCGACGGCTTGGAGTCGCTGTTGTGAGCGCGTATCGAGTCGCGATCGTCGGAGCGACCGGCGTCGTCGGCGAGACCGTCGCTCGCATACTGGAGGAGCGCCGCTTTCCGATCTCATCGCTGCGCGCATTTGCGACGCAGCGTAGCGCCGGCTCGGTCGTGCGTTCGGGATCGTCCGAAGCGGTCGTCGAGGCGATCGATGCCTCAGCGCCAGATCCCGGTCTGTTCGATGGCGTCGACGTCGCGTTCTTCGCGGCCGGCGATGCGGTGAGCGCGGCCTATGGAAGGCTCCTCGCCGAACGCGGCGTTCTCGTCGTCGACAAGTCATCCGCCTACCGGCTCGAGCCTGACGTGCCGCTCGTCGTGCCAGAGGTGAATGGCGCCGCGATTTCGGGCCATCGCCTCATCGCCAATCCGAACTGCTCGACGATCCCGCTTGCGATGGCGCTCGCGCCGATCGAACGCGCCTTCGGGTTGAAGTGGGTGAGCGTCAGCACGTACCAAAGCGTTTCGGGCGCCGGACGAGACGCGGTCGACGAGCTTGGCGCGCAGACGCGCGGGGAAGATCGCGCCGCCGCCGCATTGCCGAAGCGCATCGCCGGCAACGTCATACCGGAAGTCGGCTCGTTCGAAGCGGGCGGCGATTGCGGCGAGGAATCGAAGATCGCCGCGGAGTTCCGCAAGATCATATCGCAGGTGGATCTGCCGGTGTCGGCGACGACGGTGCGCGTGCCGGTCGCGGTGGGCCACAGCGAAGCCGTCGCTTTCGCGACGAAAAAGCCGGCGTCGCGCGAGCAGATCCGCGAGGTTCTGGCTATGGCGCCGGGCGTGACGTTCACCGACGGCACGGCGTATGCGACGCCGCTCGATGTCGCCGGCACGGACATCGTCGCAGTCGGACGTCTGCGCCCGGACCGCGCACACGACGACGCGTGGCTGATCTGGATCGTCTGCGACAACTTGCGCAAGGGCGCGGCGACGAATGCCGTGCAGATCGCCGAGAGTGCGTTGCGCTCGGCTCCGATCGCCGTATGAACGCGCGCAGCGCAGTGCAGCCGCTCGTCGTCTTGAAGTTCGGCGGTTCGTCGCTCGCGACTCCGGAGCTGCGGCTGCTTGCTGCGCAACGCGTTCGCAAAGCTATTGAAGAAGGCGTGACACCGGTCGTCGTCACCTCGGCGCTTGGCCGCGCGCCGGCGCCGTACGCCACCGATTCATTGATCGCGCTTGCACCGGATGCGGCCGACGGCCCGAACCGCGATCTCTTGCTTGCGACGGGCGAGATGATCGGCGCCGCGGTCTTCGCCGAGCTGCTCGAGTCGATCGGGATTCCGGCTCGCGCCCTCACCGGCGGACACGCCGGTATTTCGACCGATTCGTCGCACGGCGATGCACGAGTCACGCACGTCGATGCGGCGCCGATCCGATCGCTGCTCGCCGCGCGCGTAACGCCGGTGATCG harbors:
- a CDS encoding UvrD-helicase domain-containing protein: MNPLDSLNEEQREAAAHTEGAVLIFAGAGSGKTRVLTHRVAHLLAEDRAPAYRIIAVTFTNKAAGELKQRLRALVGPMAQGLWVGTFHSIGVRILRRDGAVVGVAPNFVIYDEADQRQLVREILRDLDLDERHFAPGALLNEISRAKERCLSPAAYASSADGRLATTVSSVYAEHQRRLTVANALDFDDLIMRTLTLIEGDTEQGKSWRERFRYVLVDEYQDVNESQYRMVSSLSRGSGNICVVGDDDQSIYAFRGADHRIILRFERDFPNATTFRLERNYRSTSPILSAANTLVSHNTQRHPKKLWTSREGGKPVSVYEAKTEREEARFVVDAIRTGTSEQGRALADHVVLYRTNAQSRAFEEAMLVEGMPYRVVGGVGFYARAEVKDALAYLRFIVNRDDGISLRRIINAPRRGIGQSTLNAIADEGGRRGLSFSQAMRDPALVALVAPKRAKDIAAFFTVIDRFAEIGRVEGPSRLLVTVLEDTGYVRELRAEDTIEAQSRLENLQELVGVAREYEEREGNDVLGFLANISLVSDLDAMREGESAVTLMTLHMAKGLEFPVVFLAGLEEGIFPHNRALIDPADIEEERRLAYVGMTRAIDELVLSYAKRRNTFGSAYLHPPSRFLTEIAGLEFLNAPSVPTVGFSGTWDDVRLPEPTLSEDIVDLSVGDRVVHGKFGVGTVLEVRGAGGDAFVTVNFETAGRKSIMLNYAKLEKV
- the dapB gene encoding 4-hydroxy-tetrahydrodipicolinate reductase, whose product is MTPSAIRVAVSGARGKMGTIAIAALDAAPDTSYVGGLVRSDPNAQRSEFGDLDELLTSARPEVLVDFTHFPDSKKIALACIASAVRPVIGTSGYVSDDVDDLRAACERETIGCVFVPNFAIGAVLMMKYAADAARQYDAVEIIEMHEAGKKDAPSGTSTATARRLAAARSAVPGGAFRRPKTALMKIEGARGAEFDGIGIHSLRLPGVVTHQEVLFGGDGETLRITHDSTSRSSFMPGMLVAIRAARELTTFVDGLESLL
- a CDS encoding aspartate-semialdehyde dehydrogenase produces the protein MSAYRVAIVGATGVVGETVARILEERRFPISSLRAFATQRSAGSVVRSGSSEAVVEAIDASAPDPGLFDGVDVAFFAAGDAVSAAYGRLLAERGVLVVDKSSAYRLEPDVPLVVPEVNGAAISGHRLIANPNCSTIPLAMALAPIERAFGLKWVSVSTYQSVSGAGRDAVDELGAQTRGEDRAAAALPKRIAGNVIPEVGSFEAGGDCGEESKIAAEFRKIISQVDLPVSATTVRVPVAVGHSEAVAFATKKPASREQIREVLAMAPGVTFTDGTAYATPLDVAGTDIVAVGRLRPDRAHDDAWLIWIVCDNLRKGAATNAVQIAESALRSAPIAV